One genomic window of Amphiura filiformis chromosome 3, Afil_fr2py, whole genome shotgun sequence includes the following:
- the LOC140149326 gene encoding uncharacterized protein, which produces MGDMNAKVGEGEDKKCGIGKFGLGDRNERGDRLAKFCCANNLAIMNTCFKHHKRNLYTWKSPGDRYRNQIDYIMMKRRWKSSVLDAKTYPGADCDTDHILLTAKMRVKPTCTKQKRRSGKLNVKRLNDPTIKAKFKHESEQQFRNEAMNQNTSSETKPESLWVTCKTILTQTAEQTIGRAKRVPKKPWVSQEVLDLAEEKSKLRKQSNTPTQKQRYKELRAEIQRRIRRDKTTWLEEQCKQIKDFDATGKSKVMFEQIRSVKAKSTPTQQACIKDIEGKVLSESEDIMNRWKEYGGKLFEKPDKEVPALSMPKTPVEEVEPPPLISEVEHAVSQLKTGKSPGLEGVPAELIKSTGWYGLEALHQLCTSIWTSCEWPEDWKKQEFVMLFKSGAGVRGPQGMLQLQDHRTHQPYQQSSLDDHYTSPESKTGARTTRRTCCLQERTRNQRHVGMPSDTDGEDTWNR; this is translated from the coding sequence ATGGGTGACATGAACGCCAAGGTTGGAGAAGGCGAGGACAAGAAATGTGGAATTGGAAAGTTTGGCCTAGGAGACAGAAATGAACGAGGGGACAGGCTTGCTAAATTCTGCTGCGCCAACAACCTAGCCATCATGAATACTTGCTTCAAACATCACAAAAGAAACCTGTACACATGGAAATCACCTGGCGACCGTTACAGAAATCAGATTGACTACATCATGATGAAAAGAAGGTGGAAATCGAGTGTCTTGGATGCAAAGACATACCCTGGGGCTGACTGTGATACAGATCACATACTACTAACAGCAAAGATGCGAGTGAAGCCAACATGCACCAAACAAAAGAGAAGATCAGGCAAACTGAATGTTAAGAGGCTGAATGACCCCACCATCAAGGCCAAGTTCAAGCATGAATCCGAACAACAATTCAGAAATGAAGCGATGAACCAAAATACATCAAGTGAAACTAAACCTGAATCCTTGTGGGTAACATGCAAAACCATCTTGACACAGACAGCTGAGCAAACAATTGGTAGAGCCAAAAGAGTTCCCAAGAAGCCATGGGTTAGCCAAGAAGTACTGGATCTAGCTGAGGAAAAGAGCAAGTTGCGCAAACAAAGTAACACGCCAACCCAGAAGCAGCGATATAAAGAACTGCGTGCTGAGATCCAGAGGAGGATCAGAAGAGATAAGACAACATGGCTTGAAGAACAATGTAAGCAGATTAAAGACTTTGATGCAACCGGAAAATCCAAGGTAATGTTTGAACAAATCAGATCAGTAAAAGCCAAGTCTACTCCTACACAGCAAGCATGCATCAAGGATATAGAAGGAAAAGTCCTCAGTGAATCGGAAGATATCATGAACAGATGGAAAGAATATGGTGGAAAACTGTTTGAAAAACCAGATAAAGAAGTACCGGCCCTTTCCATGCCAAAAACACCGGTTGAAGAGGTAGAGCCACCACCTCTCATATCTGAAGTTGAGCATGCAGTCAGCCAACTCAAGACTGGGAAATCACCAGGTCTTGAAGGAGTACCAGCCGAGCTAATAAAATCCACAGGATGGTATGGACTAGAAGCTTTACACCAACTATGCACAAGCATATGGACAAGCTGTGAATGGCCAGAAGACTGGAAAAAACAGGAGTTTGTGATGTTATTCAAGTCAGGGGCCGGGGTCAGGGGACCCCAAGGAATGTTACAACTACAGGACCATCGCACTCATCAGCCATACCAGCAAAGTTCTCTTGATGATCATTATACATCGCCTGAAAGCAAAACTGGAGCGAGAACTACCAGAAGAACATGCTGCTTACAGGAAAGGACGAGGAACCAGAGACATGTTGGTATGCCTTCAGATACTGATGGAGAAGATACTTGGAATAGGTGA